CCAGTTTTGAGGAAGAGGTATTGAAGTCCGATGTTCCGGTTCTGGTAGATTTTTGGGCCGAATGGTGTGGACCGTGCAAAATGGTTGCACCGATAGTCGATGAGATCGGACAGGAATATGCCGGCAGGGTGAAAGTTGCGAAGATCGACGTCGATTCAAACAGCAAGATCGCTACTCAGTACGGTATCATGAGCATCCCGTCGTTGCTCTTTTTCAAAGACGGCAAAGTGGTTGATCAGGTGGTCGGAGTGATTCCGAAGAAGGCGTTCGTGGAGAGATTGAACAAGATTCTGGGATAGAGTATGTCATTGACAAATCCATCGGATGGAGAAATCAGGCGAATTCTGCAGGATTCTAGGACGATCGCGGTTGTTGGTCTTTCGGGCAAGGAGGACCGGCCTTCTAATCAGGTAGCGTCTTATCTGAAACGTCACGGATACAGGATCATACCGGTTAATCCCGTTGAGAGGGAGATTCTCGGAGAGGTGGCTTACCCGAGCCTCAAGGATGTGCCGGAGAAGATCGATATCGTGGATGTCTTCCGAAAGAGCGATTCCGTGCCGGATATAGCGAAACAGGCCATAGATATTTCCGCGGGCGTGCTGTGGCTTCAAGAGGGTATAACCCATGAGGAGTCGGCAAGAGTCGCCCGGGAGGCGGGCCTGACGGTGTTGCAGGATGTCTGCATCAAGAAGCTTCACGCGAAGCTGTTCTAGGTCCGATTGCTGAACGATTTCGCCTGGTCTGACAGCGAAATTTGCGTATAATTAAGCAAGTTGCTTCACAACTGCATACTATTCGCCGATATAGGATAAGATGAGATATAATCAGATGCCAAATCAATACAGAGTGGGATTTGACTCCCGACTGCCGCTCGGTATCAAGTGGCTTCTCATAATCAATGCCGCAGTCTTCCTGCTCGAGCTGTTTGACCGATCCCAATTGCTCATCACATATTTCGGCTTGACTCCAGTCGATGTGCTAACC
This genomic window from Candidatus Zixiibacteriota bacterium contains:
- the trxA gene encoding thioredoxin; translation: MSLAVTDTSFEEEVLKSDVPVLVDFWAEWCGPCKMVAPIVDEIGQEYAGRVKVAKIDVDSNSKIATQYGIMSIPSLLFFKDGKVVDQVVGVIPKKAFVERLNKILG
- a CDS encoding CoA-binding protein gives rise to the protein MSLTNPSDGEIRRILQDSRTIAVVGLSGKEDRPSNQVASYLKRHGYRIIPVNPVEREILGEVAYPSLKDVPEKIDIVDVFRKSDSVPDIAKQAIDISAGVLWLQEGITHEESARVAREAGLTVLQDVCIKKLHAKLF